In Thermofilum pendens Hrk 5, the sequence CCTACGATGCTCCCGAGAAACTGGACAGAAAGATAGCCGAAAACCTCTCCGTGGACGCTTTTAGGGTCTCAGTCGCAGGCACGAGGCTTGTAGGGATATTCTTGGCTGGTAACAACAACGGGTTGGTTGTCCCTAGAGTGATCCTGGACTCGGAGCTCGAGCACCTGAAAAGCCTGTTAGACGTGAACATAGTCGTGTTAGAAGATGTTAGAGAGACGGGGATCGGCAACCTTGTGCTGGCAAACGACAACGGGTGTGTTGCTAGCCAGATATTGCCTAAAAGCGCCGTAGACAGGATAGCAGACGCTCTCGGCGTGGAGTGCATCCAGATGTCTATAGGCGACGTCCCGTTCGTTGGTAGCCTCTCGGTGGCAACGAACAGGGGGGTCGCGCTTCCACCCTTAGCAACCGAGGAGGAGATTAAAAGCGTGGAGGAGGCACTCAAAGTCAAGGCTAATGTGCTTACAGTGAACCGCGGAAAAATGTTCCTAAGAACAGGGCTCGTAGCCAACTCTAAAGGAGCATTAGTAGGAGAGGATACTACAGGCCATGAGATGATGCAGCTACAGAGGATATTCTTCCAGTGATGTACCTCGCAAGGGGATCCTTGGGTACAAGTCCCCGTTTGACTTCGAAGGCTCTTTTCCTTCCGAATACTTTCGTTAATGTCTTCAAGGAGTGTTTCTGAGGGTTCACCGGTAGGGGGACTCCGAGCAGTGACCTGGCTTTGTGTCCGGTGACTATGCAGTCTACCTTCATCATTTTCGCCAAGCCTTCTTTTTCCTCTAGAAAGACGGCTATCGGGTAGCTGCCCGTGGGCCTCGCTATGGTCGTTGGACCGGCTTGGTACTCTACGTAGCAATTTCTCAATATTGTTCCTTTAGGGTACACCTTTGGAAGCATTTTCTCGTCGAAGTTTCTCCTGACCCACTTCTTGAACGCTTTCGCGTACTTTCTATGCGCCTCTGCAATGCTCGTGCCAACGCTCCACATGGGTGTTCCGGGTAGCGGGAGGACTTCGCGCACGTTAACCCTTCTCACGAGCAACCCCTCCTCCAGGATCCTCTCTAGAAACTCCTTGTTGGCTCTGTACGTCTTAGCGGTTTCTCCGGGGAGCCCGAGGACGAAGTTCACCCCGGGAAGTAGCTCGGGGGATCCGTTCCACCCTCTCCTGGCTCCTACCTCGTTGACTATTTTAATCGCCTCTAGTACTCCTTCGGCGTCGTTTCCAAGGTTGTTCTGCTTCACGACTACCGGGTCGGCGCTTTCGAGTCCGAACGCCGCTACGTCGCCCGGCGTGTGGTACTTGACAATGGACTTCAGGGCTTCGCGCGCCTTCTCCTTGTGGATGTATATCGTGGCGGGGTTTACGTTGTCGATGTGTATGGTCTCTGCACTCGGAGCTGCGAGGCGGACAGTCCGCATGAGCTCCTCTATGC encodes:
- a CDS encoding translation initiation factor IF-6 → MVNVEAISLYGTPNIGVYIFANDRFALIPYDAPEKLDRKIAENLSVDAFRVSVAGTRLVGIFLAGNNNGLVVPRVILDSELEHLKSLLDVNIVVLEDVRETGIGNLVLANDNGCVASQILPKSAVDRIADALGVECIQMSIGDVPFVGSLSVATNRGVALPPLATEEEIKSVEEALKVKANVLTVNRGKMFLRTGLVANSKGALVGEDTTGHEMMQLQRIFFQ
- a CDS encoding radical SAM protein, yielding MTTVVLLDGYNDEPAGLGVPPYIDVYARYVAGAVWTVEHSATVHYFTIDFVRENPDTFFRVAGKSDLLVVFGGVVVPGKYLGGKPITAEELVRIPRSVEGPVKILTGPFVRFGLGVRGGERAVPREEFEDAYDLVAPGDPWLVVYEYMLEKSLEKVNPYAVSKDYSLVDRFAVRGARIVLQHPNLGYNLTAEIETYKSCPRWVTGGCSFCIEPRLGRVVFREAKSIGEEVRALYELGVRAFRLGRQADFLAYKAKGVNEVEFPEPDPSSIEELMRTVRLAAPSAETIHIDNVNPATIYIHKEKAREALKSIVKYHTPGDVAAFGLESADPVVVKQNNLGNDAEGVLEAIKIVNEVGARRGWNGSPELLPGVNFVLGLPGETAKTYRANKEFLERILEEGLLVRRVNVREVLPLPGTPMWSVGTSIAEAHRKYAKAFKKWVRRNFDEKMLPKVYPKGTILRNCYVEYQAGPTTIARPTGSYPIAVFLEEKEGLAKMMKVDCIVTGHKARSLLGVPLPVNPQKHSLKTLTKVFGRKRAFEVKRGLVPKDPLARYITGRISSVAASSHGL